Below is a genomic region from Methanomicrobia archaeon.
TCACCACCGTGCGTGTGCATCTTCCGAATGGCTGCTGCCGCTGCTTTCGCCGCCTGCATCGTGGTGATATACGGAATCCCCAAATCGATACAGCTCCGTCGAATCAGGTACCCGTCCTTATACGATTGTTTGTCGGTCGGTGTATTGATTACCAGGTTGACCGTCCGCGCGTGCATCAGCTCCACCACGTTCGGCGAGCCGTGCTGAATCTTCTGCAATCGTCCTGCCTCGATCCCTCGCTGCCTCAGATACTCGACCGTGCCCGCGGTGCCCACGATCGCGAGACCCGTTTCCTGTAGCGTACGTGCCACGGCGACGATCTCCGCCTTATCAGAATCGCAGACCGAGATGAAGACCGTGCCGTTGCTCCCCGCGGGCAAGGGGTTGGCCGCGGCAAGCTCAGCCTTGTAAAACGCGGTAGCAAAACTGTCAGCGATACCCATGACCTCGCCGGTGCTCTTCATCTCCGGGCCGAGGATACTATCAACGCCTTTAAACTTCGCGAACGGGAGAACGACCTCTTTCACAGCGACGTGCTCGAATTTTTGGACTATCGTCTCGAACTCCCGTAGCTTGTGCCCCAGCATCACCTTCGCGGCCAGTTTCGCGAGCGGGATACCCGTTGCCTTCGCGACATACGGGATCGTTCTGCTCGAGCGCGGGTTCACCTCCAGAACGTAGACGGTGCTGTCTTTTACCGCCAGCTGGAGGTTCAGCAGCCCTTTCACCTGCAGAGACAGCGCGATTCGCGTCGTATAGTCCGTTATCGTCTCACGTACTGCAGGTGTGAGGGATTGGGGCGGAATAACGCAGGTCGAATCGCCGGAGTGCACGCCCGCTTCTTCTATATGCTCCATGATCGCACCGATGAGCACCTCCTCGCCGTCGCAGACCGCGTCAACGTCCACCTCAACGGCTTTATCCAGGAATTTGTCGATGAGCACCGGTTTATCCTTTGAGACCCTGACCGCCTCACGCATATACTTCAGCAGATCCTGACGGTCGTGCACAATCTGCATTGCCCGCCCGCCGAGCACGTACGAGGGGCGAACGAGCACGGGGTACCCGATGCCTGCGGCGATCTCCTGTGCTTGCTCGGTGGAGTACGCATAGCCACTCTCAGCCTGCGGGATGCACAGTTGCAGGAGCAATTTACTGAACCGCTCCCTATCTTCGGCCGCATCGATCTGCTCAGGATCTGTGCCCAGCACGACCGTTGACGAGCCGATCCGTTCGAGTTCCCGTTTCAGTGGCAGGGCAAGATTTACCGAGGTCTGCCCCCCGAATTGTACCATCACGCCCTCATAGTGCTCCTTCTCGATCACGTTCATCACATCCTCAAGTGTCAGTGGCTCGAAGAAGAGCGTATCTGAGGTATCGTAATCCGTTGATACGGTCTCTGGATTATTGTTGATGATGTGCGCTTCAACTCCTTCCTCCTTCAGCGCCGTTACCGCGTGCACGGTGCAGTAGTCGAACTCGATCCCCTGGCCAATCCTGATCGGGCCCGAGCCGATGATCAGCGCTTTCCGCCGTTTCGAGGGCGTCAACTCACATTCTGTCTCGTAGCTGGCGTAATAATAGGGTGTCTGTGCCTCGAATTCCGCCGCACACGTGTCCACCATCTTATACGTGGGGCGGATACCCTGTGCCCGCCGCAGATCGCTTATCTCCGCCCGGGTTCTGCCCGTACGTGCTGCGATCTGCTCATCGGAGAAGCCCATTCGTTTCGCCGCTCGCAGATTGCCGTCAAGATCTTGCGGTAACGTCCTTTCGAAACGAGCTATGTTACCGATCTTTGTAATGAAGAACAGGTCGATACCGCTCAGTTCGGCGATTTCACGTTCATGGAAGCCTCTTTTCAGTGCCTCGTAGATCGCGAAGAGCCGATCGTCCGTCGGCGTTGCCAGTAGCTGTCGCACCTCGGCATCAGACCATGGCTCAGAGCCGTAGCCAAAGCCCTTATCAATCTCCAGTGATCGAAGCGCTTTCTGCAGCGCCTCCTCGCACGTTCGCCCGATGGCCATGACCTCACCGGTGCTCTTCATCGAGGTCGTCAACGTTCTGTCCGCGGCCGGGAACTTATCAAAAGGCCAGCGGGGGATCTTGACCACCACGTAGTCGATGGCTGGCTCGAAGGACGCTGGCGTCTCTTTCGTGACGTCGTTTCGTATCTCATCGAGCTGGAGTCCGATCGCGATCTTTGCCGCGACCCGTGCAATGGGGTAGCCCGTCGCCTTCGACGCGAGTGCCGAAGACCGAGATACCCGGGGATTGACCTCGATCACGCGGTATTCACCCTTTTTCAGGGCGAATTGGATGTTGCAGCCGCCCTCGACCTTCAACGCGCGTATGATCCTGATGGCGGCGGCACGCAGCATCTGGTGCTCCGCATCTGTTAAGGTCTGGGACGGCGTGACCACGATCGATTCCCCGGTATGAATGCCAACCGGGTCGAGATTCTCCATGTTACAGATCGTGATACAGGTGTCCTTCGCGTCACGCATCACCTCATATTCGAGCTCCTTCCAGCCCAGCACGCTCTCTTCCAGGAGGACCTGATGGATCCGTGAGACCTGGAGCCCGTAGGAGACGATCTCGTTTAACTCATCCATTGTCCGTGCGATCCCCCCTCCGGTACCCCCGAGGGTGTAGGACGGTCGCACAACGACCGGCAGCCCGAGTTCTGCAGCCACGTATCCGGCATCTTCGACCGAGGTAACCGTGAAGCCACGCGGGACAGGCTCGTTAATCCGTTCCATCGTCTGCTTGAACCGCTCACGATCTTCTGCATTATAAATGGCGTCCAGAGGCGTGCCCAGCAGCCGCACGTTGTACCGTGCCAACACGCCAGATTCGGCAAGTTCTGCAGCGAGATTCAAGCCCGTTTGCCCGCCGAGGCCTGCCACGATGCCGTCCGGGCGCTCCTTCTCGATGATCTTCGCCACCACACCGGCCACCAGCGGCTCGATATAGATCACGTCCGCCATCTCGAAGTCGGTCATGATCGTTGCGGGATTGGAATTGACCAGCACAACCTCCACACCCTCTTCCCGTAACGCACGACAGGCCTGCGAGCCGGAGAAATCGAATTCCGCGGCCTGGCCGATCTGTATCGGACCCGAGCCGATGAGCAGCACTTTCACGATCTTGTCGTCTTTTGGCATTCTCTCTCCTTGCTTACGGTATCTTTTCGCTTCTACTCAGGCATGCGCAGATAAAAACGTGGCAAGGTGGTGTCTCCCCAGCTCCCCGCTCAGGTTCAGTTCAATCGCTCATCTGTTCGCACTCGTATAACATGCTCCAGAGGGTACACGAATATCTTACCATCGCCGAATTTGCCCGTTTTCGCCGCACGTGATATCGCACTGACCAACTGCTCGACCAGCTCGTCCTTCACCACCGTCTCAATTTTGACTTTTGGCAGCGTATCTACCTCCATGCGTCGTCCCCTGAACTGCAAGGCGATGCCTTTCTGCTCCCCTCGTCCTGTCACCTCGGTTATGGTCATGGCAACATGCCCCTGCTTTTCCAGGGCCGCTTTAACCTGTTCAAGCCTTTCTGGCCGAATTATCGCTTCGATCTTCTTCATACCCTTTCCTCCTATCTGTTACTTCAGCCACTGTACGCTCTTTCTCCATGCTGTGAAAGATCCGCACCGACATATTCTTCCTCCTCGGTCACCCGTAACCCGATCGTTATGTCCACGAGTTTGGCGAGTAGAAACGCGAGCCCGAACGCGTAGATAATTGCTGCTCCGGCACCGATGACCTGAGCCATGAATTGATGCACATTACCATAGAGCAAACCCGAGTATCCACCTATTGCTTCGGTTGCAAATATGCCCGTGGCCAGTGCGCCCCAGAGTCCGCCAACACCGTGTATTGCCCATGCATCAAGGCTCTCATCCAGCTTTATCTTAATTCTGAACAGCATTGCCCGGTAACAGATAACCCCTGCAACCAGTCCGATCGCTATGGAAGACAGTGGCGTAACAAATCCTGCTGCTGGTGTTATCGCAACGAGTCCTGCGATAGCGCCACTTACCACACCCAGCGAGCTTGGTTTTCCCTGTGCCCAGTTTGCAGCCATCCAGCCAATAGCTCCGGCTGCAGCGGACGTGTTGGTGACGACGAATGCATTGGCTGCAAGCCCATTTGCAGCAAGGGCGCTACCTCCATTGAACCCAAACCACCCGAACCAGAGCAAGGCCGCACCAAGAAGCGTCAGCGGGATGTTATGCGGGCCCATCGGCTCCTCGCCAAATCCGCGCCTCTTGCCAATCACCAGTGCCAAAGCCAGAGCCGAAAAACCCGAGCTAATGTGCACCACGGTGCCTCCAGCGAAATCTAACGCGCCCAGTTCAGCAAGCCATCCGCCTCCCCACACCCAATGAGCGAGTGGATCGTAAATGAGCGTTGTCCACAGCAGCCCAAAGACAATGAATGCGCTTATCTTCACTCGTTCAGCCATTGTGCTGGTAAGAATAGCAAGCGTCACCACAGCAAAAGCGAGCTGGAACGCCATGAATGCTAAGTGCGGAACAGTCAAAGCTCCGGTGGTCTCCATGCCGACATTCCGCAGTCCCAGATACTCGAGGTTGCCGATAAATCCCGCTATGTCAGAGCCGAAGGACAAACTGTATCCTACGAGTACCCACTGAATACTGATCAATGCGAGCGCTACAAACGAGAGTGTAAGCATTGCGATGACATTTTTCTTCCGGACCATCCCACCATAGAATAGCCCGACACCCGGGGTCATCAACATCACCAAAGCGGTCGAGACGAGTATCCACGTCGTATTTCCACTGTCCAGCATGTTTACCCTGTTTCACCTCCCCCCGTGGACCTGGTTGGGTCATCATCCACTCCCCAATTTCCGGAGTGCGATCTCGATGGCGTGTCCGGGACGGCAAGCCTGACCGATACTACTGTAGCATTTCGTCTTAGCGATGCGTTTACTCTGCCCATATTCCTTTCTTACTCCTTTTATTATCTGGTATTACTATGATCGTTAAATGCCCTTTTAAAGGGTATTTGAGAACACAGCATAAAAGTTAAGATGATATCTTACGTTATATAGCACTCTAAAACATGAATAGTCTGCACGCTTGTTGGGAAACTATCACACTATTTATGAATAGTTATGAACTGCTAAAGTGTGATAATGAATTTACTATACTGCTTTTTATGCTTTTTTTCGTAGCTTTTCAGTTACTTAGACTTCAAAGTTACACGGGATTAGTATCTATTATTCGTGGAATTATGACTACTAGTAAGAAGAATGCCGAGCGGTTAAGCTTGCATTTTTAGCAGTGCCTTATCACCGCTGTCTGTAAAGCAACTGTTGCGTTTTAAGCGCATTCTCTCTCATCATAAAAATAAGAAGAGCGGGCGAATGCCCGCTCATAAGGCCTCCTCGCCTTGCTCGCCCGTTCTCACCCGGATAACTTCTTCGATCGGCATCACAAAGATCATGCCATCGCCGAAATTACCCGTGTATGCGCTCTCCCTGATGGCCTTCACGGCCGTCTTGACCTCTTTGTCCTTGACCACGACCTCCAGCTTGAGCTTCGGGAGCATATCCACCGTGTATGACGTAGCACGCCACTGTAGTTTCACCCCTTTCTGCTGGCCGCGGCCCTTCACTTCTGCTACATTCAACCCCGTGATACCGATCTTCTCGAGCGCGGACTTGACCTCGTCGAGCTTCTCTTCCCGTATGATCGCTTCTATCTTCTTCATCCTTGTTTACCTCCAGCTGTCCATCGGTCCTGGATAGCTCGGTGTGCCGTGCTCACTGATGTCCAGGCCCACTATTTCCTCTTCTTTTGACACGCGTAGCCCTATTGCGTACTTTATCACGGCGAATAGTAGTAGCCCCAGCCCGAACGCCCAGAGGAACACCACTGCTGCACTGATCGCTTGCGCCACGAACTGCCCGCTGCTGCCGGCGATAAGACCGCGCACGTCACCGTAGGTGCCGTCTGCGAAGATGCCGACCGCGAGTAGCCCCCAGAGGCCGTTGACGCCGTGCACCGAGACGGCGCCGACCGGATCGTCGATCTTCAGCACCCACTCCACGAACCATATACTTGCCATTACCAGTATGCCCGCGATCGCACCGATGAGTACCGCGGCCCACGGTGGCACGTAGGCGCAGGGCGCGGTGATCGCGACGAGTCCTGCCAACGACCCGTTACAGATGAGGAAGATGTTCGCCTTTCCGGTTCTGAAGAAGGTGGTATAACAGGCCACGACGGCGCCCGCAGCACCCGCTAAGAAGGTGTTCACCGCGATCACGGCTATCCGCAGATCGGTAGCTGCGAGCGTGCTGCCCGGGTTGAAGCCGAACCAGCCGAAGAAGAGGACGAAGGTGCCCAGCACGATGTAGGTGACGTTGTGTCCTGGTATGGCAACCGGAGTACCGTCCGTCTTGAATTTGCCGGTTCGAGGGCCCACAAGATACGCACCTGCCAGAGCGACGAAGCCGCCGACGGCGTGCACCACGCCCGACCCCGCGAAGTCCACAGCGCCTGCGCCGAAGGGTAATGTCGAGAGCCAGCCACCACCCCAGACCCAGTGTCCATAGATCGGGTAGATCACCGCGGTCACGAGCACGGTGTACACGAGATAAGCCTGGAACTTTGTCCGTCCGGCCATCGCACCCGCCACGATCGTCGCCGCGGTTGCTGCGAACATCGCCTGGAACAGCCAGACCATGCTCGTGGTCACATCGTACGCGTCTCCGGCAAGCAGCCAGCCGCTGTACCCGATAAGGGCGTTGCCAAGCTCCAGACCTGGCGCAACACCACTCCCGCCGAACATCAAGGCAAAGCCCACGACCAGGAAGAAGATCGCGCCCAGTGAGAAGTCCATGTAGCTCTTTGCGAGATAGTTCACGGTGTTCTTTGTCCTGATCGCGCCGACGCCGACGAGCGCAAATCCCGCCTGCATGAAGAAGACGAGAAACGCCGAGACGAGCACCCAGGTGAAGTTGATCGCGGTCTTCAAACCCTCAAGATCGCCCGTGTACGTACTCGCACCGCTCGGATCGCCGGCCATCGCGCCCGGCACCAGTGCCCACAAGCAGGCACCTGCCACGAGCGTTCCTATTATCACTGCAGTCCGCGGTCTTTTCGCGCTCTTTCCTATTACTTCTTTCATCTTATCTTTTAGGTACCTCCTGCATGGCAATTACAAACACTATATAAATACAGTAGTTGAGAATTCAGCTTAACAATTAAGAAAAATATTAAATTTTTCCATTAAGTATTCATTAAACAGTACAAAATATCTTTTTTTTAGATAGTTGTGAACTTAAAATAACGATTATGAACAGTTATGAAAAGCTCATGAGTAAGCTTTTAAACGACCGATATTTATCGGTGCCTTGCAGATATATTATTCAATATTCGTGAATATTAATTGTAATAGATAGTGGCTGGTAATGTCTGCACTGCGACAGTAAAGCGGACTTTACGTGCATTACTGGGCCGCGAGTTCTCGAACCTTCTGCAGATTCTCACGGTCTCCCCGGCGGTCGTCAACCGGTGTCTCGAGGATCAGCGGCAGCCTCGTGATCCGCTCATCGTGCAGGATCACCCGGAAACCGTCCTCGCCGATATACCCGAGCCCGATATGCTCATGACGATCAAGTTTGGAGCCGAGCCCGCCCTTAGCATCGTTGAGGTGGATGAGCGTGAGCTGGTCAAGTCCTAACACGTCATCGAACTGCTGCAGCGTTTTCTCAAGGCTCGCTTCGGTTCGCAGCTCGTAGCCGGCGACGAAGGCGTGACAGGTATCGAAGCAGATACCGATCCGGTCATTCTGCTCGATCTGATCGACGATCCGGCGTATGTGCTCAAACGCACCGCCCATACTATTCTTGGTGTCCGCGGTATTCTCCAGGAGCAGCATGACGCTGTTCTCAACCTCACTGAATGCGGTGTTAATCGCTGAAACGATCTGCTGGAGGCCTGCCTCTTCACCCGAGCCCCGGTGACTACCGAGATGAGTGACGAGATACGGGATCTGGAGCGCACCACATCGCTCCAATTCCGCGGTAAGCGCTGCTACAGACTTCTCATAGACCTCGCCGGTCGCTGCGGCGAGATTGGGCAGGTACGGCATGTGATCGACCGGCGGGTATATACCTGATTTCTCGCGTTTCTCCACGAAATGGCCGGCTTCTGTATCGCTCAGCGGCTTGATCTTCCAGCCACGGGGGTTGCGCGAGAAGATCTGGAAGGTATCACAGCCCTTCTCCTGCGCACGATCCACCGCCCTGTCGATCGAGCCTGCGATTGAGACGTGCACGCCCACGTGAATCATCACCTGTTCTCTCCCGTAACGGTAGTAGCGATTCAGAGTAGATTAAGGGTCTGGTGGCTGCTTAGAATCCGTCTAACCTGAAGCTCTTCAGCAACCGCTTCATTCACGAAACCGAGCGCTCAACCCACTCCAGGTACTGTTCGGAGCCAGCTACAACCGGCAGTACCAGTATCTCCGGCACCTCGTAACTGTGCACTTCGTTGATCCGCGCCACGATGCGATCTATCTTGCTCTTCACGGTCTTTATGATGAGTAAGCACTCCTTATCCGCGCACAGCTCGCCTTGCCAGCGATAAAACGAGCGGACAGCGGTAACGTTCACGCAGGCGGCCAGACGTTCCTCCACGAGCAGCTTCGCTAGCTGTTCAGACTCCCCCTCACTCGCCGTGCAGAGGAGCACACAGAACTCCGAGCTCATTACTTTGTGCTCAGCTCTTCCAGAACCTCACGCGGCAGTTGCTTCGCGAGATCGATCTTCTTCACGCACGCGGTCTTTATCCCGCGCTTCTTCGCCGCCTCGCGCAGGTCCTTCGCCGCAATCCCCTTCACCAGTGCCTCTAACTCCTCTCCCATCTCTTCATTCACCTCCTTACCGTATCCCTCCGGTATCTATAACAATTGTGATTGCTCGCTATAAGGTATTCGCTCACAGGGTCAGGGTCGGTGCCTGCTACTTGTGGTAATTGTTGTGAGACCGCAGGGTGATTCGGTGAACCAGCAGAACCAAGGTCTTTAAATCATAACAATTGTTATATCTATGTACTCATCGCAACAGAGCGGAGGTGTGTGCTATGTGCAGTGCAGGTGGAGGCGATTTCGACCTCGATATTGAGCAGTTAAAACTCGAGCGGTACACGTGCAACGACTGCGGCAACAAGTTCGATTCGCTGGGCGAGAAGGTCGTATGCCCCTCATGCTGGTCTGAGAACGTGATCAAGGACTAACTCGGGAGACGGCGCTGATCGTATTACCAGTAGTAGGTAGTTCGGTGTCGGCGTGCGTTACGTATGGTGCTTTTTGGAGGGCGAAGCGGATGAAGCAGGATTTGAGCAGTCTCCTGGCCGACCTGAGCGTGATCCATCAGGATTTCAAGCTCATTCACGCGCGTGAGATCGAGGTGGCGGAATGGGTGCGCTGGAAATGCAGGTACGGCTGTA
It encodes:
- the carB gene encoding carbamoyl-phosphate synthase large subunit; translated protein: MPKDDKIVKVLLIGSGPIQIGQAAEFDFSGSQACRALREEGVEVVLVNSNPATIMTDFEMADVIYIEPLVAGVVAKIIEKERPDGIVAGLGGQTGLNLAAELAESGVLARYNVRLLGTPLDAIYNAEDRERFKQTMERINEPVPRGFTVTSVEDAGYVAAELGLPVVVRPSYTLGGTGGGIARTMDELNEIVSYGLQVSRIHQVLLEESVLGWKELEYEVMRDAKDTCITICNMENLDPVGIHTGESIVVTPSQTLTDAEHQMLRAAAIRIIRALKVEGGCNIQFALKKGEYRVIEVNPRVSRSSALASKATGYPIARVAAKIAIGLQLDEIRNDVTKETPASFEPAIDYVVVKIPRWPFDKFPAADRTLTTSMKSTGEVMAIGRTCEEALQKALRSLEIDKGFGYGSEPWSDAEVRQLLATPTDDRLFAIYEALKRGFHEREIAELSGIDLFFITKIGNIARFERTLPQDLDGNLRAAKRMGFSDEQIAARTGRTRAEISDLRRAQGIRPTYKMVDTCAAEFEAQTPYYYASYETECELTPSKRRKALIIGSGPIRIGQGIEFDYCTVHAVTALKEEGVEAHIINNNPETVSTDYDTSDTLFFEPLTLEDVMNVIEKEHYEGVMVQFGGQTSVNLALPLKRELERIGSSTVVLGTDPEQIDAAEDRERFSKLLLQLCIPQAESGYAYSTEQAQEIAAGIGYPVLVRPSYVLGGRAMQIVHDRQDLLKYMREAVRVSKDKPVLIDKFLDKAVEVDVDAVCDGEEVLIGAIMEHIEEAGVHSGDSTCVIPPQSLTPAVRETITDYTTRIALSLQVKGLLNLQLAVKDSTVYVLEVNPRSSRTIPYVAKATGIPLAKLAAKVMLGHKLREFETIVQKFEHVAVKEVVLPFAKFKGVDSILGPEMKSTGEVMGIADSFATAFYKAELAAANPLPAGSNGTVFISVCDSDKAEIVAVARTLQETGLAIVGTAGTVEYLRQRGIEAGRLQKIQHGSPNVVELMHARTVNLVINTPTDKQSYKDGYLIRRSCIDLGIPYITTMQAAKAAAAAIRKMHTHGGELAVKSVNEYFAAGVGT
- a CDS encoding P-II family nitrogen regulator, whose protein sequence is MKKIEAIIRPERLEQVKAALEKQGHVAMTITEVTGRGEQKGIALQFRGRRMEVDTLPKVKIETVVKDELVEQLVSAISRAAKTGKFGDGKIFVYPLEHVIRVRTDERLN
- a CDS encoding ammonium transporter, giving the protein MLDSGNTTWILVSTALVMLMTPGVGLFYGGMVRKKNVIAMLTLSFVALALISIQWVLVGYSLSFGSDIAGFIGNLEYLGLRNVGMETTGALTVPHLAFMAFQLAFAVVTLAILTSTMAERVKISAFIVFGLLWTTLIYDPLAHWVWGGGWLAELGALDFAGGTVVHISSGFSALALALVIGKRRGFGEEPMGPHNIPLTLLGAALLWFGWFGFNGGSALAANGLAANAFVVTNTSAAAGAIGWMAANWAQGKPSSLGVVSGAIAGLVAITPAAGFVTPLSSIAIGLVAGVICYRAMLFRIKIKLDESLDAWAIHGVGGLWGALATGIFATEAIGGYSGLLYGNVHQFMAQVIGAGAAIIYAFGLAFLLAKLVDITIGLRVTEEEEYVGADLSQHGERAYSG
- a CDS encoding P-II family nitrogen regulator; protein product: MKKIEAIIREEKLDEVKSALEKIGITGLNVAEVKGRGQQKGVKLQWRATSYTVDMLPKLKLEVVVKDKEVKTAVKAIRESAYTGNFGDGMIFVMPIEEVIRVRTGEQGEEAL
- a CDS encoding ammonium transporter codes for the protein MKEVIGKSAKRPRTAVIIGTLVAGACLWALVPGAMAGDPSGASTYTGDLEGLKTAINFTWVLVSAFLVFFMQAGFALVGVGAIRTKNTVNYLAKSYMDFSLGAIFFLVVGFALMFGGSGVAPGLELGNALIGYSGWLLAGDAYDVTTSMVWLFQAMFAATAATIVAGAMAGRTKFQAYLVYTVLVTAVIYPIYGHWVWGGGWLSTLPFGAGAVDFAGSGVVHAVGGFVALAGAYLVGPRTGKFKTDGTPVAIPGHNVTYIVLGTFVLFFGWFGFNPGSTLAATDLRIAVIAVNTFLAGAAGAVVACYTTFFRTGKANIFLICNGSLAGLVAITAPCAYVPPWAAVLIGAIAGILVMASIWFVEWVLKIDDPVGAVSVHGVNGLWGLLAVGIFADGTYGDVRGLIAGSSGQFVAQAISAAVVFLWAFGLGLLLFAVIKYAIGLRVSKEEEIVGLDISEHGTPSYPGPMDSWR
- a CDS encoding deoxyribonuclease IV — translated: MIHVGVHVSIAGSIDRAVDRAQEKGCDTFQIFSRNPRGWKIKPLSDTEAGHFVEKREKSGIYPPVDHMPYLPNLAAATGEVYEKSVAALTAELERCGALQIPYLVTHLGSHRGSGEEAGLQQIVSAINTAFSEVENSVMLLLENTADTKNSMGGAFEHIRRIVDQIEQNDRIGICFDTCHAFVAGYELRTEASLEKTLQQFDDVLGLDQLTLIHLNDAKGGLGSKLDRHEHIGLGYIGEDGFRVILHDERITRLPLILETPVDDRRGDRENLQKVRELAAQ
- a CDS encoding divalent-cation tolerance protein CutA — protein: MSSEFCVLLCTASEGESEQLAKLLVEERLAACVNVTAVRSFYRWQGELCADKECLLIIKTVKSKIDRIVARINEVHSYEVPEILVLPVVAGSEQYLEWVERSVS